One window of the Corvus moneduloides isolate bCorMon1 chromosome 10, bCorMon1.pri, whole genome shotgun sequence genome contains the following:
- the FOXL2 gene encoding forkhead box protein L2: protein MMSNYPDGEEDTVALLAHDTSGSKEPDRGKEDLSADKGPEKPDPSQKPPYSYVALIAMAIRESAEKRLTLSGIYQYIISKFPFYEKNKKGWQNSIRHNLSLNECFIKVPREGGGERKGNYWTLDPACEDMFEKGNYRRRRRMKRPFRPPPTHFQPGKTLFSPDSYGYLSPPKYLQSTFMNNSWPLAQPPAPMPYTSCQMSGGNVSPVNVKGLSGPASYSPYSRVQSMALPSMVNSYNGMGHHHHHPHAHHPQQLSPASPAPPAAPAANGAGLQFACARQPAELSMMHCSYWEHDSKHSTLHSRIDI, encoded by the coding sequence ATGATGAGCAACTATCCGGACGGCGAGGAGGACACGGTGGCGCTGCTGGCTCATGACACCAGCGGCAGCAAGGAGCCGGATCGGGGCAAGGAGGACCTGAGCGCAGACAAGGGCCCCGAGAAGCCGGACCCCTCGCAGAAGCCCCCCTATTCCTACGTGGCCCTGATTGCCATGGCCATTCGGGAGAGTGCGGAGAAGAGGCTGACGCTGTCCGGGATCTACCAGTACATCATCAGCAAGTTCCCTTTCTACGAGAAGAACAAGAAAGGCTGGCAGAACAGCATCCGCCACAACCTCAGCCTCAACGAGTGCTTCATCAAGGTGCCCCGGGAGGGCGGCGGCGAGCGCAAGGGCAACTACTGGACCCTGGACCCCGCCTGCGAGGACATGTTCGAGAAGGGCAACTACCGCAGGAGACGAAGGATGAAACGGCCTTTCCGGCCGCCTCCGACCCACTTCCAGCCTGGCAAGACCCTCTTCAGCCCCGACAGCTACGGCTACCTGTCCCCGCCCAAGTACTTGCAGTCCACCTTCATGAACAACTCGTGGCCGCTGGCGCAGCCCCCCGCGCCCATGCCCTACACGTCCTGCCAGATGTCTGGTGGGAACGTCAGCCCCGTCAATGTGAAAGGACTCTCGGGCCCGGCATCCTACAGCCCCTACTCGCGGGTGCAGAGCATGGCGCTGCCCAGCATGGTGAACTCCTACAACGGCATgggccaccaccaccaccacccgCACGCCCAccatccccagcagctcagcccggccagccccgcgccgcccgcggccccggcggcaAACGGAGCCGGCCTCCAGTTTGCCTGCGCCCGTCAGCCCGCCGAGCTGTCCATGATGCACTGTTCTTACTGGGAGCACGACAGCAAACACAGCACCCTGCACTCCCGCATAGACATCTAG